A stretch of the Archangium violaceum genome encodes the following:
- a CDS encoding DeoR/GlpR family DNA-binding transcription regulator, with protein sequence MLKDERHRRILEILGTEGRVVAGELSALLGVSDYTIRRDLDELAEARRLRRVHGGAVARSPVAPTYAERQQQGVSGKIATARAAATLLEPGQVVILDGGTTALHLVDALPPDHTGTFITHSPAVATALARYPGIELVVVGGTFDRRAMVAVGANVIETYRRITADVCFLGVWSVNATSGISGPYYEEVEVRRVLIDRADRVVGLASREKLGTAAPFSIGPATALTHLATEPDVPEEMLRPFVDLGIHILQGRAG encoded by the coding sequence ATGCTGAAGGACGAACGCCATCGCCGCATTCTCGAGATCCTCGGCACCGAGGGCCGTGTCGTCGCCGGAGAGCTGAGCGCGCTGCTCGGGGTCTCGGACTACACGATCCGCCGCGATCTGGACGAGCTCGCGGAGGCCCGCCGTCTGCGCCGGGTGCATGGAGGGGCGGTGGCACGCTCTCCGGTGGCGCCCACGTACGCGGAACGCCAGCAACAGGGCGTGTCGGGGAAGATCGCCACGGCGCGCGCCGCCGCGACGCTGCTCGAGCCGGGACAGGTCGTCATCCTCGATGGCGGGACGACGGCCCTGCACCTCGTCGATGCGCTGCCGCCGGACCACACCGGAACGTTCATCACCCACAGCCCGGCCGTCGCCACGGCATTGGCCCGGTATCCCGGCATCGAGCTCGTCGTGGTGGGGGGGACGTTCGATCGTCGGGCCATGGTGGCGGTCGGTGCCAACGTCATCGAGACCTACCGGCGCATCACCGCCGACGTGTGCTTCCTGGGCGTCTGGAGCGTCAACGCCACCAGTGGCATCAGCGGCCCCTACTACGAGGAAGTGGAGGTGCGCCGGGTGTTGATCGACCGCGCGGATCGCGTGGTCGGCCTCGCCTCCCGGGAGAAGCTCGGCACCGCGGCGCCATTCTCCATCGGACCGGCCACCGCGCTGACGCACCTGGCGACCGAGCCGGACGTCCCCGAGGAGATGCTCCGGCCCTTCGTCGATCTGGGAATCCACATCCTCCAAGGCCGGGCGGGTTGA
- a CDS encoding NUDIX domain-containing protein, whose translation MTAPAPLMVLVAGPYRSGTGDEPAKLAANVRVMNEAALAIFRAGHLPVTGEALALPLIELAGSRAIGDSVFNELFHPIARRLVTRCDAVLRVGGPSVGADEMVSMARAQGKAVFHSVDELPAVGGEAPPRPKPRDPGGFRDPSTGPSRNDAVRITDVQVLSSNWYVLRKVTFDYRRSDGTWSRQSREAYDRGNGATVLLHDASRGTVLLTRQFRLPAYVNGHPDGMLIEAPAGLLEGEHPDVAIRREVEEETGVRIGEVRPVFEAFMSPGSVTERLHFFAAPYTRNDRASEGGGLASEGEDIQVLELPLSEALRKIDSGEIIDAKTIMLLQWAERHGILEAR comes from the coding sequence ATGACAGCTCCTGCACCCCTGATGGTCCTCGTGGCGGGCCCCTACCGGTCCGGAACGGGGGATGAGCCCGCGAAGCTCGCCGCGAACGTGCGGGTGATGAACGAGGCCGCGCTCGCCATCTTCCGAGCGGGCCACCTGCCCGTTACGGGCGAGGCCCTGGCCCTTCCGTTGATTGAGCTGGCCGGGAGCCGGGCCATCGGAGACAGCGTCTTCAACGAGCTCTTCCACCCCATCGCCCGCCGGCTCGTCACGCGCTGTGACGCCGTGCTGCGCGTCGGAGGGCCCTCGGTGGGGGCGGACGAGATGGTCAGCATGGCCCGGGCCCAGGGCAAGGCGGTGTTCCACTCAGTCGACGAGCTGCCCGCGGTCGGTGGGGAGGCGCCGCCGCGTCCGAAGCCTCGCGATCCGGGCGGCTTCCGAGACCCGTCGACCGGGCCCTCGCGCAACGACGCCGTGCGCATCACCGACGTGCAGGTCCTGTCCTCCAACTGGTACGTCCTGCGCAAGGTGACGTTCGATTACCGGCGCTCGGATGGCACGTGGAGCCGTCAGAGCCGCGAGGCCTACGACCGGGGCAACGGGGCCACCGTGCTGCTCCATGACGCGTCGCGGGGAACGGTGCTGCTCACCCGCCAGTTCCGTCTGCCGGCCTACGTGAACGGCCACCCCGACGGCATGCTCATCGAGGCGCCCGCGGGCCTGCTCGAGGGCGAGCACCCCGACGTGGCGATCCGCCGGGAGGTCGAGGAGGAAACCGGAGTGCGCATCGGCGAGGTGCGGCCCGTCTTCGAGGCCTTCATGAGCCCGGGCTCGGTCACCGAGCGCCTGCACTTCTTCGCCGCACCCTATACGCGGAACGATCGCGCCTCGGAAGGCGGCGGGCTCGCGTCCGAGGGCGAGGACATCCAGGTGCTCGAGCTCCCGCTCTCCGAGGCCCTGCGGAAGATCGACTCGGGGGAGATCATCGACGCGAAGACCATCATGCTGCTGCAATGGGCCGAGCGGCACGGCATCCTCGAGGCCCGGTGA
- a CDS encoding HYR domain-containing protein, with translation MFALEPEGRLLFAASDARGGLALWVSDGTETGTRMVGDIAPGARSSNPWIISRSGDAVFVGADDGIHGFELWRLSVRLLDDITPPTVKCPADVTAEAVGSLGAPVTYEGASASDDLTPKPTLAYSHAPGSVFPIGKTRVGVVARDGAGNLLLGWMSARRRRASSSRPRGA, from the coding sequence ATGTTCGCACTCGAGCCGGAGGGCCGATTGCTGTTCGCCGCGTCGGACGCGCGCGGCGGGTTGGCGCTCTGGGTGTCGGATGGGACCGAGACGGGGACCCGTATGGTGGGAGATATCGCACCGGGGGCACGCTCCTCGAATCCGTGGATCATTTCCCGAAGCGGTGATGCCGTATTCGTCGGTGCGGATGACGGCATCCATGGCTTCGAGCTGTGGCGCCTGTCCGTACGGCTGCTCGACGACATCACCCCGCCCACCGTGAAGTGCCCGGCCGACGTGACGGCAGAAGCCGTAGGGTCTTTGGGTGCCCCCGTCACCTACGAGGGCGCGAGCGCCTCGGACGACCTGACCCCGAAGCCGACGTTGGCGTACAGCCACGCGCCCGGCTCCGTGTTCCCGATCGGAAAGACCCGCGTCGGTGTGGTGGCACGCGATGGGGCCGGCAACTTGCTGCTCGGCTGGATGTCGGCCCGGCGTCGCCGTGCCTCGTCATCCAGGCCTCGCGGGGCATGA
- a CDS encoding class I SAM-dependent methyltransferase, whose product MNPVAITGLLVAAIRAEESKRADRLFEDSFAHTLAGDEGRAALARYRKADGSSTPIIEVRTRWYDEALARASASGVRQYVILSAGMDARAYRLQWAAGTRVFEIDQAEVIEAKARALGDTASACTRVAIGMNLAEDWPRQLEACGFDRTARTAWVVEGLLQYLERAMVEGLFARIDSLSAAGSVALYDVVGQSLLDAPPLATTLQMMRELGAPWIFGCDEPAALLRDWVADVTDVAVVGNAWKRWPFPPAPADRRGAPRGYLVEARK is encoded by the coding sequence ATGAACCCTGTCGCTATTACTGGCTTGTTGGTCGCCGCCATACGCGCCGAGGAATCGAAGCGCGCGGATCGGCTGTTCGAGGATTCCTTCGCCCACACCCTGGCGGGCGACGAGGGGCGCGCGGCGCTCGCTCGGTACCGAAAAGCGGACGGCTCGTCCACTCCGATCATCGAGGTCCGCACGCGTTGGTACGATGAGGCCCTCGCTCGGGCCAGCGCCAGCGGCGTGCGTCAGTATGTGATCCTCTCCGCCGGGATGGACGCGAGAGCGTATCGCCTGCAGTGGGCGGCGGGGACACGCGTCTTCGAGATCGATCAGGCCGAGGTCATCGAGGCCAAGGCGCGCGCGCTCGGCGACACGGCCTCGGCGTGTACGCGTGTGGCGATCGGCATGAACCTCGCCGAGGACTGGCCGCGGCAGCTTGAAGCATGCGGATTCGATCGCACCGCGCGCACTGCGTGGGTCGTCGAGGGGCTACTGCAGTACCTCGAGCGTGCCATGGTCGAAGGCCTCTTCGCGCGGATCGACTCGCTGTCGGCGGCTGGATCGGTGGCGCTCTATGACGTCGTCGGCCAATCACTCCTGGATGCGCCGCCGCTCGCCACGACTCTGCAAATGATGCGAGAGCTTGGTGCGCCGTGGATCTTCGGCTGCGACGAGCCCGCGGCACTGCTCCGAGATTGGGTGGCCGACGTCACGGACGTCGCTGTGGTGGGCAACGCGTGGAAGCGGTGGCCGTTCCCGCCAGCGCCGGCGGACAGGCGGGGAGCGCCGCGAGGGTATCTGGTTGAGGCGAGGAAATAG
- a CDS encoding DoxX family protein codes for MAPLLVFVVVTLLARFAGSLNPGRGDFATLPGALRAGVAALFVLTGGAHFIGMRADLMRRVPPVFGNPGFWVTLTGLAELAGAIGILIPVTRRISTVGLLLLLLAVFPANVYAATHQITLAGEAATPLLQRGIEQIVYFAAVLWAGFGRTTEHRS; via the coding sequence ATGGCTCCTTTGCTCGTATTCGTCGTCGTCACGCTCCTCGCACGCTTCGCCGGCTCGCTCAATCCAGGGCGAGGCGATTTCGCCACCCTGCCCGGGGCGCTGCGCGCGGGAGTGGCCGCCCTGTTCGTGCTCACGGGGGGCGCGCACTTCATCGGCATGCGCGCTGACCTCATGAGGAGGGTGCCTCCCGTCTTCGGCAATCCTGGCTTTTGGGTGACACTCACGGGACTGGCTGAGCTCGCGGGCGCTATCGGCATCTTGATTCCAGTCACGCGGCGGATCTCCACCGTGGGGCTGCTGCTCCTCCTCTTGGCGGTGTTCCCAGCCAACGTGTACGCCGCTACGCACCAGATCACACTCGCCGGCGAAGCGGCCACGCCCCTGCTCCAGCGCGGCATTGAGCAGATCGTCTATTTCGCTGCGGTCCTATGGGCGGGCTTCGGCCGCACGACGGAGCACCGGAGCTAG
- a CDS encoding DUF6597 domain-containing transcriptional factor: protein MDAFIYRPGPPLREFIDWLWFWDGRPMPTPKERVLPSGSFDLVINLGDERFRFYDPIALTPLEPLTGPIVSGAHASHFVIGTATGTAMMGVHFKPGGAFPFLGVPAGELEGTHAPLDALWGSSARALRERLVEAPAGEDRFRLLESLLLTYARRPLRHHPAVVEALRAFEDPSLRSVAELNARLGLSPKRLIALFRDEVGLGPKAFWRVRRFQSALRRVDGNRPVRCAELAAELGYCDQAHFNREFRGFVGLSPRAYVAQGIERPNHVPLRG, encoded by the coding sequence ATGGATGCGTTCATCTATCGTCCGGGTCCTCCGCTTCGCGAATTCATCGATTGGCTCTGGTTCTGGGATGGCCGCCCCATGCCGACACCGAAGGAGCGGGTGCTTCCGTCGGGCTCGTTCGACCTGGTCATCAACCTCGGTGATGAGCGCTTCCGCTTCTACGACCCCATCGCACTCACGCCGCTCGAGCCACTCACGGGGCCCATCGTCTCGGGCGCGCACGCCAGCCACTTCGTCATTGGCACGGCGACTGGCACGGCGATGATGGGCGTTCACTTCAAGCCCGGCGGGGCGTTCCCGTTCCTCGGCGTGCCCGCGGGAGAGCTCGAAGGGACCCATGCCCCGCTCGACGCGCTCTGGGGTTCAAGCGCGCGTGCACTCCGCGAGCGACTGGTCGAGGCGCCGGCGGGCGAGGACCGATTTCGCCTCCTCGAATCGCTGCTCCTTACCTACGCGCGGCGTCCGCTGCGGCATCATCCCGCGGTCGTCGAGGCGCTCCGCGCGTTCGAAGATCCCTCCCTTCGGAGCGTCGCCGAGTTGAACGCGCGCCTGGGGCTCTCACCGAAGCGGCTCATCGCACTGTTTCGCGACGAGGTCGGCCTCGGGCCCAAGGCGTTCTGGCGTGTGCGCCGATTCCAGTCCGCGCTCCGCCGCGTCGACGGCAACCGGCCGGTGCGCTGCGCCGAGCTCGCGGCCGAACTCGGCTATTGCGATCAGGCCCACTTCAACCGCGAGTTCCGAGGCTTCGTCGGCCTGAGCCCTCGCGCCTATGTCGCGCAAGGCATCGAGCGACCCAACCACGTCCCGCTCCGCGGGTAG
- a CDS encoding tannase/feruloyl esterase family alpha/beta hydrolase — MPYHLGGNKLHGKCADRIPNNSFPGRDVFVNGKNFDALQLATRTLWEVKTDNFDTYTDDLQDIVVRSQVPKLRHERALALACGFDFRVGVRSEAHKEALEDEAPDLQGHIGRIPAIDIASANGISSALARGYVTLASDSGHTADNQLWNSESARNFGREQIKKTHDVAMVITRARYGTLPWFNYFQGGSQGGHEALIAANFYPEDFNGVISGFPAYNLYTMHPGAIDYSQALYGAHTAANGYSYPSQAGEGWISRAQSTALTDAIVSVCDALDGATDRVVSNPGHPTCRAYTARLTKHDTSNPLRCAGGAAPGTGETCLSDPQIETLTRLSSRYNLPPGITVDGGLASYGRWPFLDGAVIASDPAHGVFNEDFGTSATSYDAFQYRMPSVGQVQLITQSLVTNPSQVIDFDFSQYADRVKTLSGWIDTSSVDYRRFRARGGKLIHYHGNSDVSITPYNSIDLYLRMTGQFVGNSRYLGQNPFWGSNDATTNAKVTQNGNVRISNGVVDDFYSFYLLPGFGHGHGYFQASVDWLTALENWVERGIAPRNTLTMTDAGANNLGSRPVCYFPYYPKFTSTTSSDTTLASNYTCARLDEYSYVR, encoded by the coding sequence GTGCCGTACCACCTTGGCGGTAATAAACTGCACGGCAAGTGCGCCGACAGAATTCCGAACAACAGTTTCCCCGGCAGGGATGTGTTCGTGAATGGGAAAAACTTCGACGCGCTGCAACTGGCCACGCGCACGCTGTGGGAGGTCAAGACCGACAACTTCGACACGTACACGGACGACCTACAGGACATCGTGGTCAGAAGTCAGGTGCCGAAGTTGCGGCACGAGCGCGCCCTCGCTCTGGCTTGCGGATTTGACTTCCGCGTCGGTGTGCGCAGCGAAGCGCACAAGGAAGCGCTGGAAGACGAGGCTCCGGATCTCCAGGGCCACATTGGCAGGATTCCCGCCATCGACATCGCTAGCGCCAACGGCATCAGCAGTGCCCTCGCCCGGGGCTATGTGACGCTGGCCAGCGACAGTGGGCACACGGCGGACAACCAGCTCTGGAACAGCGAGTCGGCGAGAAACTTCGGACGCGAGCAGATCAAGAAGACCCATGACGTGGCCATGGTCATCACCAGGGCCCGGTATGGAACCCTCCCCTGGTTCAACTACTTCCAGGGGGGATCCCAGGGCGGGCACGAGGCGCTCATCGCCGCCAACTTCTACCCCGAGGACTTCAACGGCGTCATCTCCGGCTTCCCTGCCTATAACTTGTACACCATGCACCCGGGAGCCATCGACTACTCCCAGGCCCTTTACGGTGCCCACACCGCCGCCAACGGGTATTCATATCCCAGCCAGGCGGGCGAGGGCTGGATCAGCCGGGCTCAGAGCACGGCGCTGACGGATGCCATCGTCAGTGTATGTGATGCCCTCGACGGCGCGACGGATCGTGTCGTCAGCAATCCAGGGCACCCCACCTGCCGGGCCTACACGGCACGCCTGACGAAGCATGACACCAGCAATCCCCTTCGCTGCGCGGGCGGTGCCGCCCCGGGAACGGGTGAGACCTGCCTGTCGGATCCCCAGATCGAGACCCTCACGCGCTTGAGCTCCCGGTACAACCTGCCTCCCGGAATCACCGTTGATGGCGGCCTGGCGAGCTACGGCAGGTGGCCCTTCCTCGATGGCGCGGTGATCGCCTCCGACCCTGCCCACGGCGTCTTCAACGAGGATTTTGGAACCAGCGCGACCTCGTATGACGCCTTCCAGTACAGGATGCCCTCCGTTGGACAGGTCCAGCTCATCACCCAGAGCCTCGTCACCAACCCCAGTCAGGTCATCGACTTCGATTTTTCTCAGTACGCCGACCGGGTCAAGACCTTGTCCGGCTGGATTGACACCAGCAGCGTCGATTACAGGCGTTTCAGGGCCAGGGGTGGCAAGCTGATCCACTACCATGGCAACTCGGACGTCTCCATCACACCCTACAACTCCATTGACCTCTACCTTCGCATGACCGGGCAGTTCGTCGGCAATAGCAGGTACCTCGGTCAGAACCCCTTCTGGGGGAGCAATGACGCGACGACCAACGCGAAGGTGACCCAGAACGGCAATGTTCGAATCTCCAACGGGGTGGTGGACGACTTCTACAGCTTCTACCTCCTCCCGGGTTTTGGTCACGGCCATGGCTACTTCCAAGCGAGCGTCGATTGGCTGACGGCCTTGGAGAACTGGGTTGAGCGGGGCATCGCTCCACGCAACACGCTGACCATGACCGATGCGGGTGCCAACAACCTCGGCAGCCGGCCGGTGTGCTACTTCCCCTATTACCCGAAGTTCACAAGCACCACGAGCAGCGATACGACCCTGGCGTCGAACTACACCTGCGCCCGGCTCGACGAGTACTCATACGTGCGGTAG
- a CDS encoding YgaP family membrane protein, whose protein sequence is MKENVGSWDRILRGIAGPGLLAVGYLRMRGREGRLPGLVAMMGGALIAETAITRVCPLNRMLGLDTRRGAQARSRARPAAVRLAPWIARPQTSDTPNPSFEEEPTWMGPGEATPSFVG, encoded by the coding sequence ATGAAGGAGAACGTCGGCAGCTGGGACCGCATCCTGCGCGGCATCGCCGGTCCAGGGCTTCTGGCCGTGGGCTACCTCCGGATGCGCGGTCGCGAGGGGCGGCTTCCGGGACTGGTCGCGATGATGGGCGGCGCACTCATCGCCGAGACAGCCATCACCCGGGTGTGTCCCCTCAACCGGATGCTGGGCCTCGACACGCGACGGGGCGCGCAAGCAAGGAGTCGAGCACGACCTGCGGCTGTGCGGCTTGCTCCATGGATTGCGCGTCCACAGACATCAGACACCCCCAACCCGAGCTTCGAGGAGGAGCCAACATGGATGGGACCCGGAGAAGCGACCCCATCGTTCGTCGGTTGA
- a CDS encoding winged helix-turn-helix transcriptional regulator: protein MGKHDHHTPATAASGIEDAIQMLEGRWKLVILFQLFGGKKLRFSDLERAIPAISQKMLIQQLRQLEQDGIVARIVHAQVPPKVEYHLTDWGQSLCPALDELLTWAEKRPTPKRPRRASKAP, encoded by the coding sequence TTGGGTAAGCACGACCATCACACGCCCGCGACGGCAGCCAGCGGCATCGAGGATGCCATCCAGATGCTCGAAGGGCGCTGGAAGCTGGTCATCCTGTTTCAGCTTTTCGGCGGGAAGAAGCTCCGCTTCTCGGACCTCGAGCGAGCCATCCCGGCCATCTCGCAGAAGATGCTCATCCAACAGCTTCGGCAGCTCGAGCAGGACGGCATCGTCGCGCGCATCGTCCATGCGCAGGTGCCGCCCAAGGTCGAGTACCACCTGACCGACTGGGGGCAGTCGCTCTGCCCGGCGCTCGACGAACTGCTCACGTGGGCCGAGAAGCGCCCGACACCGAAGCGGCCGCGTCGCGCTTCGAAGGCTCCGTGA
- a CDS encoding SDR family oxidoreductase, with the protein MSFDLELKNRRALVTGGTKGVGAAVVAALRDAGARVVTTARTVPSEEPGGVHYVAADVTTAEGCALVAREALAHLGGIDILVNVLGGSSAPAGGFAALGDDEWRRELDLNLMPAVRLDRALLPSMLAQGSGVIVHVTSIQHELPLPDSTTAYAAAKAALSTYSKSLSKEVSPKGVRVVRVSPGWVETEAAVRLAERLAAQAGTDYEGGRKIIMDSLGGIPLGRPVKPREVADLIAFVASPRAGSITGTEYVIDGGTVPTA; encoded by the coding sequence ATGAGCTTCGACCTCGAACTGAAGAACCGCCGCGCGCTCGTCACGGGCGGAACCAAGGGTGTCGGTGCGGCCGTGGTTGCGGCGCTACGAGACGCAGGCGCGCGCGTCGTGACCACCGCGCGTACGGTGCCGAGCGAGGAACCGGGCGGCGTGCACTACGTCGCAGCCGACGTGACGACAGCCGAGGGTTGTGCCCTGGTCGCTCGAGAGGCGCTCGCGCATCTGGGTGGCATCGACATCCTCGTGAACGTGCTGGGCGGCTCCAGCGCCCCTGCAGGCGGCTTCGCGGCGCTTGGCGATGACGAGTGGCGTAGGGAACTCGACCTCAACCTGATGCCCGCGGTGCGGCTCGACCGCGCGCTCCTGCCCTCGATGCTGGCGCAGGGCTCGGGAGTCATCGTGCATGTCACGTCGATTCAGCACGAGCTGCCGCTGCCCGATTCGACTACCGCGTACGCAGCCGCGAAGGCGGCACTGTCGACGTACAGCAAGTCCCTGTCGAAGGAGGTGAGTCCCAAGGGCGTGCGCGTGGTGCGCGTGTCGCCGGGCTGGGTGGAGACCGAAGCGGCGGTGCGCCTCGCCGAACGACTCGCCGCGCAGGCGGGCACGGACTACGAGGGGGGTAGGAAGATCATCATGGACTCGCTCGGCGGCATCCCGCTGGGGCGCCCTGTGAAGCCGCGCGAGGTCGCCGACCTCATCGCCTTCGTCGCTTCGCCGCGCGCAGGCTCCATCACGGGCACGGAGTACGTCATCGATGGCGGCACGGTCCCCACGGCATGA
- a CDS encoding TetR/AcrR family transcriptional regulator, giving the protein MRPPRARQLRGENLTAKVLEVVLSELDRVGHEKLAFEQVAARAGVNKVTLYRHWPTKLELIRAAVQLVADETPSQPDTGTLRGDLLEQFRALRAQARDPSRRGFFRLLFDARPGEPVGELVLKLRDEKDAQEMHIYERAIERGELRPDADPRLIHGVLFGAVLNFELLHSDSSDEASLESLLDLVLASVLRSPKAGKPPPARRS; this is encoded by the coding sequence ATGCGTCCGCCCCGGGCCAGGCAGCTTCGCGGCGAGAACCTCACGGCGAAGGTACTCGAGGTCGTGTTGAGCGAGCTGGACCGCGTGGGCCACGAGAAGCTCGCCTTCGAGCAGGTCGCCGCGCGAGCGGGCGTGAACAAGGTCACGCTCTACAGGCACTGGCCCACGAAGCTGGAGCTCATCCGGGCCGCGGTGCAGCTCGTCGCGGATGAGACACCTTCCCAACCAGACACCGGGACGCTCCGGGGAGATCTCCTCGAGCAGTTCCGCGCCCTGCGCGCACAGGCCCGCGATCCCTCACGCCGCGGGTTCTTCCGGCTGCTGTTCGATGCGAGGCCGGGGGAGCCCGTCGGGGAACTCGTGCTCAAGCTCCGGGACGAGAAGGATGCCCAGGAGATGCACATCTACGAGCGCGCCATCGAGCGCGGCGAGCTGAGGCCAGACGCCGACCCCCGCCTCATCCATGGCGTGCTCTTCGGCGCCGTCCTCAACTTCGAGTTGCTCCACTCGGACAGCTCGGACGAGGCGAGCCTGGAATCCCTGCTCGACCTCGTGCTCGCCAGCGTTCTGCGTTCCCCCAAGGCAGGCAAGCCTCCCCCGGCACGCCGCTCATGA
- a CDS encoding tetratricopeptide repeat protein → MLFGKKEPPSRSELIAEADLARSKGHLKKAIAGYRKALASDPKDPVVHGKLAPLLARVNEPEASLQSFRTAAQSHLDKGFADKALSVYTQAAETFPTQVSLWQQVVQMYLARGHRADAVRMLLRGRILLRNKNERREAITLLEEALALEPTLFEPRLDLARLLARQGRQAEAMALLEPMAEQLEGGMLRQVRGTMLRVSPSLGAGWRWLRAALTGR, encoded by the coding sequence ATGCTCTTCGGAAAGAAAGAGCCCCCCTCGCGCTCGGAGCTGATCGCCGAGGCCGATCTCGCCCGCTCCAAGGGCCATCTCAAGAAGGCGATTGCCGGCTACCGCAAGGCGCTGGCGTCGGATCCGAAGGATCCGGTCGTCCATGGGAAGCTGGCGCCACTGCTGGCCCGGGTGAACGAGCCCGAGGCCTCGCTCCAGAGTTTCCGCACCGCGGCGCAGAGCCATCTGGACAAGGGCTTCGCCGACAAGGCGCTGTCCGTCTACACGCAGGCGGCGGAGACGTTCCCGACCCAGGTGAGCCTCTGGCAACAGGTGGTGCAGATGTACCTCGCGCGGGGGCACCGGGCGGACGCGGTGCGGATGCTCCTGCGCGGCCGGATCCTCCTGCGGAACAAGAACGAGCGACGCGAGGCCATCACCCTGCTCGAGGAGGCGCTCGCGCTGGAGCCCACGCTCTTCGAGCCCAGGCTGGACCTGGCGCGGCTGTTGGCGCGGCAGGGGCGTCAGGCCGAGGCGATGGCGCTGCTGGAGCCCATGGCGGAGCAGCTGGAGGGCGGGATGCTCCGGCAGGTGCGCGGGACGATGCTACGGGTCTCCCCCAGCCTGGGAGCGGGGTGGCGTTGGCTGCGTGCCGCGCTGACAGGGCGTTGA
- the bla gene encoding subclass B1 metallo-beta-lactamase produces MPALRTYALLLLLTACASSRPSPSTEPPRPARPSDEIVLADDVRVQRLAPGVWLHVTLAGEDWGRVPANGLLIEDGESSLLVDTGWNARQAEHLLAWARDTLHRPVRAAVVTHFHVDRTGGVPALTAQGLPVYAREETARLAAERGLPVPAQRIADTQEWGPLSLFFPGAGHARDNLVVWHRDSGLLFGGCFVKEAGAKELGNVADADVSAWPESLERLRQHYPDVRTVVPGHGLPGGPELLTYTQALLRD; encoded by the coding sequence ATGCCCGCTCTTCGTACCTACGCCCTGCTCCTTCTGCTCACGGCATGCGCTTCCTCGCGCCCCTCCCCTTCCACCGAGCCACCACGGCCAGCCCGTCCCTCGGATGAAATCGTGCTGGCCGACGACGTGCGCGTTCAACGCCTCGCGCCCGGGGTCTGGCTGCATGTGACGCTCGCGGGTGAGGACTGGGGCCGGGTTCCCGCCAATGGACTGCTCATCGAGGACGGCGAGTCCTCGCTCCTCGTCGACACCGGATGGAATGCCCGGCAGGCGGAGCACCTGCTCGCCTGGGCCCGCGACACGCTGCACCGCCCCGTGCGCGCCGCGGTGGTGACGCACTTCCACGTCGACCGGACCGGAGGCGTGCCCGCGCTCACGGCCCAGGGCCTGCCGGTGTACGCGCGCGAGGAGACAGCGCGGCTCGCGGCCGAGCGGGGTCTGCCCGTGCCCGCCCAACGCATCGCGGACACCCAGGAGTGGGGGCCGCTGTCGTTGTTCTTCCCCGGAGCCGGACACGCACGCGACAACCTCGTGGTGTGGCACCGCGACAGCGGCCTGCTCTTCGGCGGCTGCTTCGTGAAGGAGGCCGGCGCGAAGGAGCTGGGCAACGTGGCGGACGCGGACGTGTCGGCCTGGCCCGAAAGCCTCGAACGTCTCCGCCAGCACTACCCGGACGTACGCACGGTGGTGCCGGGCCACGGCCTTCCCGGCGGACCGGAGCTGCTCACGTACACCCAGGCCCTACTCCGCGACTGA